Below is a genomic region from Falco naumanni isolate bFalNau1 chromosome 2, bFalNau1.pat, whole genome shotgun sequence.
ggggaggggaagaaaactaaaaatggCAACCTCACTTTCCGTCTTCAACTGTACCATGACTACCAGAGCTGAGTCACAGTTACTATTGATTATAAATAAGCAGGAGAGAACAGACCCTGACTTACAGAACCCAAGGTGAATTTGCAAAGCTGGCAACtagaaagctttttcatttgcaaagcaaaaagggGAGAAGTAGAATCAGAGGGAAACAAAGAAGTTCAGTTTACATCTACCAAGTCATTTTTCTGACTGGAGCTGACTAAAGTATTAAGCATCTTTTGTCCATCACCTAGTGCAAACCAGGCAATGCCACTGAGGTTGAGTGCACCTACGTGGACTCAGGAGAACTCACatcatctgcattttctgtaggaaaacTCTTGTTAAGATACCGAATGCCAGCATCTTAAGTTAGACAGACACAGAAGGTACTTTAATTatccagcattttttaaatgtacccTTTCACTATCAAGTGGCTTTGAGACAGTGAATCCCCTAGgctaatttttttctagaatgaGTCACAGTCACCTTAAATCCTTTGCTATTCAAAATGCCTCAACAGACATAGGAGGCACTGCAAAaggctgttaaaaaaaccccaaaccctccaGGTTATTTCCACGTCGATCAAGAAGTTTGCTTTGACACGGTAAAAACAGTCAGGAGTTGTGGCAGAAGTGGCAACACTTAAAATGGTTGCACCGTGACAGTCCCCATGCAAAAGGGAGCTGTGCAACCGTTTAAAGAAGAGGTAACTCCGCTCTACAGAAATAACACTTACTGTGTCATTGTCAGCTCTTCTTAAAATCTTGACAAGCCCGTGCTTCAGGCACGCTGCTTGTCAGAGGGAAGCACCACAACATACATCCTACACTTTGTCAAAAGAGTAATTCTCACCCAAAATCATTGTAAATTTGCATGACAGCACAAAGGTGAATTTGGAAGCAGGCAACAGAAGGCTCTGAGGCTTGCGTGCCTGCAACGACGTGTGGCTTCACTCATTTTGTAACACTAGCAACGAAACTTTGGTAAACTGGCCACCGACAGCAATTCTTTTTCCACCTGTTAAGCATCAGTTAACTCCAAAAAACTCTCACGCACAAGCATATTAAAGAGACTCATTCTCCACATGAAGTTTCACGCCAAATAGCCAGCCCTTTGAGGAAACTACTCATTGAAAGAATTTCAAGTAACAGTAGGTGGAAGGAGGGACAGAAACGACACACTCCATATACAGCACTGGGGGACCGAAGAGCAGCCAGCCATAGAGCCCTGCCCTAGAGATCCACACCCCGATCTTCTCCAGGAGCAGGGCTCAACTCCCAGTCCATGTTTCAGCATCAAGTCTTTCACTCCTCATAGACAAAACCATAAAACCTTCTCGCCGAAATCCTCTCAAAAGGCAAGCTCGAAAAGACAGGGGATTAGGAGTTGATCGATGAGAACTGTGGCAAAGCAACAATTTACCCAGCAGGGTTTTCTTGATAAAAATCTGCGTACTGATGATTTCCCTCTCACCTTTGGTATTTAAGCTCATCCATCCCCCACTATCTCAGCCTCTGAGCACCGGCAGTCCAAGACCCTACCGGATCCAAAGCCCCCAGGGGGACACTCAATCCCAGTGCCCCGCCGCACAGCACTGGACCACGGTGCTCAGCAGACAGACACTGCTGCTCAGGGAAAGCTCAAAACCACGTACCTTGTAGTGCTGCAAACACTCACCAGGAGGAAGTGACAGAGACAACGTTTCATCTGTTCCTTGACCCTCGACAAACTGAGGAAGAAAGACTGTAACAATTGTCCCTGGGGTGTTCTGAAATAAGACCTtactctgagaaaaaaacaagctcGGTTCAGGATTAAGTGAACAGAAGTGCCTTGCAAGGAGCATGCAGCTGCCTACAGACCAGACTTCTAGGAGCTGCCAAAGCTTGCCCCACCTGGCCTCTAGGCTGGCTGTGACCGTAAGGAAGAGCAAGCAGTCATCTGGCCAGCTGTCTGATGTACACAGAAACAACTGgactggataaaaaaaaagacagttcatttttgtaagaaacaatatattttatttttctgacacCACAGCCCTGGCGAGTGGTTTTGTACCAAATTTAATGGAGGTTACACAGAACGTTTTAcgctggggaggaaaaaaaaataaccacaaaaaaaatcctggatAACTTTTAGTGTCTGTTCCACTCCCACATTAATAAAATCACTTGGGGTTTCTAAGAAAAGGAGAATAGGAAACAGTGAGAGAGACTACTGTAGGATGTAACAGTGTCCAAGTCCAGCCCCTTCCTAAAAGTGGGAAGAGTCCCCACATGAGGAGAGGCTCTCCTAGATTTACTCCCCAAAATAACACAACGTATTGCAGCTGCCATAGGAGGAGACAGAAGGGGGacggagagagagagagaagcctATTTAATAAAGAGTGGGAGGGAGAGACAGAAGGTGCTGGACAGCACGccataatttgaaaaatatgtccttaacttattatttatttcttttaaaagattctCCTCACTGAACTTAAGttcctttttgtgcttttcattaATACTCTGCTCTGAGGTCGTAGTTTGGTTTTTCTATACATTGGAGTTGAAGGAAAATAGTCCGAAGTTCTGAAGATGGATTCTCCACCTAAAGTAAACAGCCTAGAATCCCATTCTCCTCTCACCCCAAAGACTAAAGTCTCTGCTAAAATCCCTTTTACAATATAGTACAgtacacaaaaaaccccaaaaataaCCAAGAGTCCTGGGAGAAGCCAGTCCGAAGGACGTAAACATACAGAGAATGGTGCAACTTGTGACAAATGGCAATTCTCAAAATACAGCTACAGATTCTCAAAGCAGGTGCCGTCACGGGATACCCAAGtccacaaaaataatttttaaaaaataaatcttaaaaaaaaacaacctgttaaaatgaataattttttttttcaggtaattCCATACATTCGAGATTTCCCAAAGCGTCCTCTGGTCTCTTTTCACCTATTGCATGGCCAAACTGTACTCCTGAAGCTCCCAAAAAAGCCCTCAGGACTTGGAATCTCATCTTGACAAGGATCAGAACATCCAGTCTTATGGTAGCAGCTTAAAACATCATGTTCCCTGGGTTTCCAGGGCCTTGGCTAAATCCTCCCATGCCAACGTCAGCAGCCATACCTCGGGGCCTCATTTGGGGGGGAATCATGATGTTTTGTTGGGGTCCCATCATGCCCTGCATTGACATCATCATACCAGGCGACCCTACAGGGCCCGGGTGGCTGTACAGCCCTGCGGGGGCTCGGTCCTTGCCTGGGATCATGCCCACCGCGGCCACAGGGTTACTCATTAGCGCGGGCTGGCCAGGCATCGCCGTCTGTGCTGGTGACATCATGCGGTGGTGCGGCCCCATCATGCCTtgctgcaggaaggcaggcGGCCTCATCGGGTTATGACCTGGCATGGATGGAGCCGTCCCAAGAGGGATATCTGGAGTTCCCACTGGCCCGGGGCCCCCCATGCCAGGCAATGTTAGTCCCATCCTCGGGGTCTGCTCTCCTATCATCCCCTGCATGTGGGAGAACCCAGGCCCAGGACCCTGCGGCTGCTTGCGGCCGGGCACCTCCCCACGAGGGAAATACTGTAGTGTCTGGCTGGGCTTCTCCGACGGGATAATCCTGGACAGGTCAAACTCGGGTATTCCCGTGGCTCCAGGACGGatcacctcctgcagctctggatCAGTGAAAACCGAAGGCATATTGTTTCCAAGAACAGTGAAGGAGTCTGGACCGCCAGGGCCTCCAGTCTTGCAAAGTGCTGGATCTGTCGAACTTTGGGGCAGGTTGGTAGGACGCCCCAGAGGTCCTTCTCCGTGGAAGCCCATTCCTGCTGGGAAGTTGCCTTGTCCACCGCTGGGCCCGTTGTGTGGAAATGGCACCTGCTGCGGAGGGGACTGTACAGGAGGGAACccctgtgggaagcccaggCGTCCTTGAGGTACCATTGGAGACTCCTGGGAACCGTGCCCCATCATCGGGTTGTGTGACATCAGGCCGGGTCCCACGGGAACCCCATGAGGAGGTATATTGGGTCCCATAGCATTTGGAGAGGGCATCTGGTTGTTATGGGAAAGAGGCTGGGTCATTCCCATTGGGCTAAGGGTTGGCATTGGACCCACTGGGTTTGGACCTGAAATTCGAGGATTCTGAGAATTAATGCCCATTCCTAGGGAAGAAATAAGGAATCACATTTAGATAACAgcaaataataaacaataaagCTATCGAGAGACCTTTCTGCAAGGTTACCAAGCCCGCGCGCGCgcacaaaaaaaattgtgctaataaaaatacatcagtagTGGCTCTGGAAAACGTTACTTTAACCAGAAAACTGAAACCATCTGCACAGCTGCCTCCCTAAGCTTGTCGCTGCCCTATCAACAAGTGATCAAAGCCTGCTCTGCCAGTACAATCTCAATCCAGCCCACACCTTTACTGCTTCCCTGGCACTCTAGGTGACACAGGCAATAACAAACATGTCTGTGACCCGTTATCTGTGTATGGACACTTGTCCACTGGGAAGTGACTGAATCTCCTTTCAAAACTCAAGTAGAGATAAATCAGGTAACCCTCATAAGACTAAGAGGCGGCAATCAATGAGGTTAATGAGCTATCATCATGAACTTATTCAATTAGCCAGCTTCCCCAGGTATATTCAGCCACTCTGATCATTACTGTGTGAGACAGCAAAGCTACAGGTAAACTCATCAAGAATTCATTACCAATTGCCAGTTTCATGAAACATCCACCCATCCCCTCTTTCAAGTATGTTAATTCAATTGGGTGGAGGGGCTACCACCTATTTTTGCATTAAACACATGGGTAtgtgtttaatttaattaaagttaacattaatttaattaattaacattAAGCTATCAGCAGGGACTGGATTTCTCATATGAACACGCTCACCCACAAGACAGCCCAAAAGAATGatgtttccttttactttttcttcaacTTTCTCATGTAGGGACCAGGacagttttttccttcagtcctGGCTGAGGTCACCTGCCCATTACACATTCCCTATATGAAAAGATgtacattttgaaaaagctcTCTAACGCTCTCTAACGTGGATTGACAAAGGCAATCCacaaagcccagaaaaaaacccagatgattcagtgtcagaaaaaaccaaaccaaaccaaaaccactgtGACACTGCCTTAAGACAGGGAAGAATGGTTTCCTCTCGATAACATGTTGTAGGTCTGACCCTTATTCCCATGAGCAGCCTTCACTCACACAAGTAATTACAGTCTGCCTGAGTGAAAATCTCTCCTACGCATAAGGGTTTTCCAGGTTATACACTTGCTGCAGAACAGACACTTTCTggacaaatttaaaaaaaataagttacaaaAATGGTTGCAAGGAGAATTCCTGTCTCCCCATTTCAGAGAATTGCAACAGTTTTCCTCAAAAACAACCCATGGCTATATATTCTTCAAGGTTTTTCCCCTCTCACAATCTTCATTTGATGAAGTTTCCGTAAAAATCACCCTCACTGTACTGCCTGATAGCTTGGGCTTATGTTTCTTTGAGTTTCTTACCTGGTACGCTGTTCATAGGTGGTAAGTTTGGGGAGCGTGCTGGAGGGGAGTCATCATCCGAGCTGGCCACAGTTTTGATGGCATCGTGATAGAGCGGTGTAGAGCTGGGCATGGCAAATTTGGACATCCTGGACATCATAATGGAAAGGGGATTCTGGGAGAGGGTCGGCTCTGGGGGCATTGTGTAAGGACTGCTAGAGGGAAGATTTCCAGGGAGAGTCACAGGAGCAGACTGGCTAACTGTGGAAGGAGGTGGACCACCttaggggcaaaaaaaaaaaaaaagaaaaaaaaaaaaagggggggggggagggaggagagaaagaaagagacttcaggtttttttctttaaaaaaaagacaaaaacaaacgCCCACCAACTTCTCTTTTCAACTATAAATCTCAATGACTAGAAATCCCTTTTATTGCAAGAGACCATCTGACTAATGCAGTCAATGCCTGTGAAAGGTAACCAGAAAAACAAGCCTATTGATCAAGATGGTTAACGTTAGTTATCCTGGATTCTGCACTTCTACTGGAACTATCTTGAGCCTCTACAAATCCACATGAAGAATTATCAATTAAATCTGAAAATCCTACTGTTCAACTTCCATACACTGATGACAGACTTAGGTACCAGGTCTAGCCATAGAAATCAAAATCTAGTTAGTTAATTGTTTCTACACCCACCAAATGTCAACTGTaactcctcctttttctttagaaggCAAACAAGCACAAAAGACATAGGCAGCACAACAAAAGCTGTAGCAGATATTATGCAGAGACATGTGAGCAGATTTCTGACAAGCTGCATCAGCAGCTACAAGTAAAACTCCCTGTTTAcgttttatttcaggttttccatACATATATTTACTGCTCTTTCCATTTAAAGAAGCATTCTCTGCACCTATTAGCTAAATATCATCCTTTGCTCTCCCAAAACTGGAAGTGCAGTTACATTTATTTCGAATCTCCTTTGTTCTTCATCAATGAATTTCATGCCACCCAGACCACATGCGAAGGAAGATGCTAAACCGAAGTTGTGCTGTCACTGAAAATTCACCACACATtcccccgctgcccccctctccctgccaaaaaaaggagaacagagaATACAAAAGTCCTGCAATGCCAAAACATTTATGCTTCGGAAGAGCTGCATGTAAAAGCATTCATTAAGCACAACGGTTAGGGATGGAGTAAAGCACTTGGTTCTGACTTGTAGGCACTCAGGTTGATGGCAGGCTCAGCATCAGCAGCCACCATAGATGCCACCACCAAGGCTCGCTTCCCTCGGTGCAGAGACCCAGCCGGCAATCCCCACAGCCCGTGAGAGGGGCCACCCGTCCCGTCCCCGGTCCCCACAGCCCGTGAGAGGGGCCACCCGTCCCGTCCCCGGTCCCCACAGCCGGTGCCAAGGGCCACCCGCCCCGTCGCGTCCCGTCCCCGGGTCCCGTCCCCGGCGCGGCCGCGCCGTTACCCGCAGCGGCACTAGGGGGCCACGCGGGCAAGCGGCGGCTCTgcgggcgcggggctgccccgctgcGGCGCTGGGAGCCCGGCCCGAGGGGCGGGTGTGCCCGGGGCCCCGCCGGgagggccggggcagcggcagggccggggccgggcaggggcagggccgggccgccccccgcccagGGCCGCTCAGCAGCGGGGAGCGCAGCGCCAGCACCCGCCCCCGAGGTCCCCGGCCGGGCAGGGCTCCGGCGTGCGGCTGCGGGACTGGCTCCCTCCGGAACGGCGCTGGGTCAGGGCCGGTAAACCCCGACAGCACCGGCCGCACCTGAACCGCACCCAGACACGCGACCGGCCAGCTACGCTCAGCGTGTCTCCCCTGGAGCCTTTATCTGCAGCATCTTCTCCACAAAACTACAATCACCAGAAGCTACGATCACCAGAAGCTACGGCCAAACAGCCAAAAACCCCTCGAGAAAGGACTTCTCCCACCAACACTCCACGTCTTTTCACACCTCGTGACCCCACCATTTCACTTGCGTGTCCTCTGAGTGACCAGCCCTCACCTCGACGCGTGGGAGGCATGGTACAAACccacaaaggcagcaggaggaacagCCCATGTGCCTCGGCACAGCCTCCAACAGGCGAAGAGccacccagctcctgccaccctgcaagaaacctcctccctccccttgctGCACCCCTCGGGGCAACCCACCGCCAACCCGGGAGCCAAAGGTGGCAAGCAGAGGTGGCACTCACCCGACTCCACGTTCCCCAGCATGGCTGGGGAAGACATGGTGAGAGATGCCTTGTGGTTTGGGGGAATCCCAGGGCTCTGCAAAGGAGGCTTTGGAGATGAGGTCCATCCGGGAGAAGGTGCAGGGAGAGACGGAGACTTGAGGTggacaggagaagcagcagcagacccCAAGACAGGGGGGGACTTAATGGAAGCAGCGGCAGCTGCGGCAGTGGGGCCTGCAAGCATTCCTGCCAGCTGGGAGGGTGTCTGAGGAGACTTGAGGTTCCCCGAGGGAGACCCCATCATGGGAGACTGGACCTGGCGCATCGTGGGAGACTTCAGGGGGTTGATTCCTGGCGAATGCACCTGACCGGCTGCGGAGATATCCAAGGGCTTGCGGCCGAGGCTCCGCTGCGCAGGGGGAGCAGTGTTGAGGCTATTAGGGTTACTGGTGGGATTGAGAGGTAGTGGCGGCATGTGGCTGAGCCGGTTGTTAGTCCTTTGGTCAGGCCCGATCTGTTCTCTGAGATTTCGGAGACCGACTCCTGGGCCCTGAGACATGGGAAGGAAGGGCCTGGGACCCATGCCATACTCCTGCTGCGGGTGCTCCCCAAACGGCAGTGGCACCATTTTCTGCTGCGAGGAGAGCATCTCCGAGACACCGGGGCGCAGTTTCATCATCTCTTCTGGCCCGACTCCTGCCTCCCTCAGCTTCTGAGGGACCAGGGGTGGGTTGGACCCCATGGTGACATTCATGCCCATGTCCCCCTTCATGCTGCTGGGACCCATCCCGAACTCCAGCTCCCTGCTAGAGGCCATTTGTGGGGGTATTCCTTTCGGGAAGTCCCCCCTGGAGGGGCTCATTGGCCCTTCCACCGGCATGCGAGGGAAGATGGGGTTGTTCCCAGGCTCCATGTGTCTCTGGGAGGGCATCATTCTGTTTATCTCCATGCCAGGCCTGATGCCTTCCATGTTCAGGCCGGGAGGGAGGCCCATCTGCTTCTCCGCCAGCTGCTGCTGATAGAGCTCTTCAGGCAGGCCCTGCGGGTTGGGGAACCGCTCCCCTCGGCCAGGGCCGCTGAAGACACCCTGGCCAGGAGGGAAGTTTCGGCCATCTGGGATTTTTGGCACGTCGTCTGGCCAACTAACTCCCGAAAGCCCAGGCCGGGAGGCGGGATTCGGGACACTGGGGCCCTCCATGTCAGGGTTCATCATTCCTGCAAAACCAGGCAGGCGCATCTGGCTCCCGGGCACATTCGGATGAGGAGCCATGCCCCTGGGGGGCAGAGAGTGCGACATGTTCATGCCTTCAGGGAAGGGCTCTGGACCCCCaggtccccagccctccccagggGTCATCTGGTAGGGAGGGGGAGGGCCTCGGACCACTCCACGAGGCCCGTGCTGGTGGACCATCATGTCCTGCAGGGAACACTGCTGCACCACCACctgctcttgctttcttcttttctcctcgTAAaactcctgctgcagcttgaGCCAGGCCACCTGCTCAGGAGTCATGTGGTCCAAGTGGTCTGGGCCTATGGGTCCTGACTGGGAGTTCATTGGTGGTGGCCCCATTTCATCTGGGGAAAAAGGCATGTCCCTGTGTCCTTGAGGGCCAAACGGAGCCCCTCCGTCTGTCCGAGACCCTGACCCTTTGCCTAAACTTTGGGATTGAGCCATCATGGCCTGTATCGGCCCTTCAGGTTTCTTTTGGGGACCATCCAGCACCCCAGCATTTGGGGGTGGCCCCCCACTTTGCCCTCCCGCAAACTCCTTCTCGTCAGGAAAGAGCATGCGCTGTATGTCTCTCAGGGTCTGCAACGAGCGCTCTCgatgctccagctgctcctgcgACAGTCCGTCTGGATTCTCGCCCAAACTGGACGGATCCCCACCAGACACCGGCTGGGGAGGACctttggggtctgcagcggaGCTATTGCTACCTTGGGAAACTGGGCTAACTGCTCGGTTATTGGGGGTTGAACTTTGTCCAAATCCTTCTGTCTGCAACGGGGTAGAGTTGGCAGGGCTGCCCACAGACATCACTTTGCTTTCCACGCTGGGACTGTCCTGATCTATGGGACAAGGGGGGCCAGTGGATTTGGATACTGGCGCTGACACAGGTGGAGTCGGCTGCATTTTGGCGTTCTGGGGAGGGTTCTGGTCCTGGgcagtggggggctggggctgcggcaGGGGCTTGGGTTCAGTCCGAAGTGCAGTGATCTGGGGGTTCTGCAAGAGAAAGCCACACACTGTCACTCACTCTTCTTACAGCCCTATCGCATAAGCAGCGGTGCAAATGAAACGTCCTGTCTCAACCCCACCAGCCCACACTTTGCAAGGAAGGGTAGCCTTCATGCAGCGATTACAGAGCAGCATCTTGGCCACGCAGAAACCTGTTTTCCTCAAGCATTACAGCAGGTACTCCTTGCCTGTGTGCTAGCTCTGCATAAGCAATGGGTCTGAAATATACTACCAAATATCGCAAGACTCAAGCTCTTCTTTGGATCATCCAAGACATTTATTTGCAGAAGGCTAGAACAACAactctccctctcttttccaCCCTAAAACTTATTTCAGGATATAAATACTCATCCATCTCTCTGAATCACGCACACACAAGCACATTTACCaattcccttcccacccacatGCAGGTATTCCCTACCAAGGGTACAGTATTTCGTTCCGCCTTGCTGTTTGAGATGTTCTGGATATGAAAGGACACAATGGTTTCCACCTGTCCCTTCAGCACAGCTTCTGCAGCCCtgcaaagacagacagacaggtgCACATATCCAGTTGACGCTAAGAATCCATTTTTATTAACCaccctcctcccttctctccttcagctgaaagaagggagaaagatTTAACCACCATACTTCACTCTAGATgagtagcaaaagaaaaacGCTTGCACCTACAAACTCATCAGCATTCAGGGTTCATGTCTCAGTTTAAGCCATCCTGGCTGCTACTCACTGCATGGATTGTAAAACAATATCTACCAGCATTTgccaaatgaacaaacaaacgaccaaaaaacccccaacaaccaaccaaaaagataacaaacaaacccccacacTTCAGAGAAACAATAACTTCTCAGAGGGCAAGAGAGTGACATTCTCCACTCCAGCCTCTTCAGCATCCCCAAAACAAGTAATGACTTTTTGCTACAAGAACACACTTGATGGAGAAAGTGTACTTGAGAATCTCTTAAAAAGGGAGCACAAATATAAGCCCCGCTCCCTGAAGACATTCAAGCATCTACCTACTTACTTGTTGGCCATCTCAGTAGAAAAGACGTAAACCACTTTGGATGGAGTCTTCTGCCCACTTGCTGGCTCCAAAGAGGCAGTCAGGCCATGAGAAGGTGTGGAAGACCTTGGGGCTGAAGCATTCGAAGGAGTCATGGAGTGTGGTGTGTGTTGAGACTCCTGGGACTTCACATGATCAGCAGAATTGCAGTctggaaggggagaaagaagaaaagaggggaaTCACTACCTTGGGAGCTCCTTGGAAACCATTTCTGGAAATTGATCAgagctcttcctcctctgaaatGTCCCACTTCTCTCTCAAGCACCACTAAAAGTATTCTATTACACCACACACCTTCCCTCTAATGCCGTGCTGCCCTTCAGGCACCACTGGGAGAAAGCTCATTTTGCCCCTTTCCAAGGCAAGTGGCAGTTCCCAGAGCTGATCCCTTTGAACTCTCTGATGGCCACACAGAGTAGCAGGAAAATtacacaccaaaacaaacagacatAAATATGTCTGCACCCAAGGAGAACACTGTGTgaaactttactttttttcccttcagccaCCTTAGCCAGGTAACCTAGCGAACAGATAACAAAAGGAAAGATGGACAACTGCACATCTAGCGCACATCTTTGCACTGCCTCACACAGGCAATGCTGGAGCCAGgaacagaacacagaaatcCCAATTCTGCCTTGTGTTACCAGTCAGGGTGCTAGGGGTTATGTATCTGTGTTGACAGAACAGGCTTGCATTTTGTTCAAAATCCCAGTTACAACAGAGCAGTTCCTGAAAGGCCAAAGGCCAGAAGGAAACCAACAGGT
It encodes:
- the BCL9 gene encoding B-cell CLL/lymphoma 9 protein isoform X4 — encoded protein: MHSSNPKVRNSPSGNTQSSPKSKQEVMVRPPTVMSPSGNPQLDSKFSNQGKQGGSTSQSQPSPCDPKSGGHPPKVLPGPGGSMGLKNGAGNGAKGKGKRERSISADSFEQREAGTPHDDPEIKDCNSADHVKSQESQHTPHSMTPSNASAPRSSTPSHGLTASLEPASGQKTPSKVVYVFSTEMANKAAEAVLKGQVETIVSFHIQNISNSKAERNTVPLNPQITALRTEPKPLPQPQPPTAQDQNPPQNAKMQPTPPVSAPVSKSTGPPCPIDQDSPSVESKVMSVGSPANSTPLQTEGFGQSSTPNNRAVSPVSQGSNSSAADPKGPPQPVSGGDPSSLGENPDGLSQEQLEHRERSLQTLRDIQRMLFPDEKEFAGGQSGGPPPNAGVLDGPQKKPEGPIQAMMAQSQSLGKGSGSRTDGGAPFGPQGHRDMPFSPDEMGPPPMNSQSGPIGPDHLDHMTPEQVAWLKLQQEFYEEKRRKQEQVVVQQCSLQDMMVHQHGPRGVVRGPPPPYQMTPGEGWGPGGPEPFPEGMNMSHSLPPRGMAPHPNVPGSQMRLPGFAGMMNPDMEGPSVPNPASRPGLSGVSWPDDVPKIPDGRNFPPGQGVFSGPGRGERFPNPQGLPEELYQQQLAEKQMGLPPGLNMEGIRPGMEINRMMPSQRHMEPGNNPIFPRMPVEGPMSPSRGDFPKGIPPQMASSRELEFGMGPSSMKGDMGMNVTMGSNPPLVPQKLREAGVGPEEMMKLRPGVSEMLSSQQKMVPLPFGEHPQQEYGMGPRPFLPMSQGPGVGLRNLREQIGPDQRTNNRLSHMPPLPLNPTSNPNSLNTAPPAQRSLGRKPLDISAAGQVHSPGINPLKSPTMRQVQSPMMGSPSGNLKSPQTPSQLAGMLAGPTAAAAAASIKSPPVLGSAAASPVHLKSPSLPAPSPGWTSSPKPPLQSPGIPPNHKASLTMSSPAMLGNVESGGPPPSTVSQSAPVTLPGNLPSSSPYTMPPEPTLSQNPLSIMMSRMSKFAMPSSTPLYHDAIKTVASSDDDSPPARSPNLPPMNSVPGPNPVGPMPTLSPMGMTQPLSHNNQMPSPNAMGPNIPPHGVPVGPGLMSHNPMMGHGSQESPMVPQGRLGFPQGFPPVQSPPQQVPFPHNGPSGGQGNFPAGMGFHGEGPLGRPTNLPQSSTDPALCKTGGPGGPDSFTVLGNNMPSVFTDPELQEVIRPGATGIPEFDLSRIIPSEKPSQTLQYFPRGEVPGRKQPQGPGPGFSHMQGMIGEQTPRMGLTLPGMGGPGPVGTPDIPLGTAPSMPGHNPMRPPAFLQQGMMGPHHRMMSPAQTAMPGQPALMSNPVAAVGMIPGKDRAPAGLYSHPGPVGSPGMMMSMQGMMGPQQNIMIPPQMRPRGMAADVGMGGFSQGPGNPGNMMF
- the BCL9 gene encoding B-cell CLL/lymphoma 9 protein isoform X1 gives rise to the protein MHSSNPKVRNSPSGNTQSSPKSKQEVMVRPPTVMSPSGNPQLDSKFSNQGKQGGSTSQSQPSPCDPKSGGHPPKVLPGPGGSMGLKNGAGNGAKGKGKRERSISADSFEQREAGTPHDDPEIKDCNSADHVKSQESQHTPHSMTPSNASAPRSSTPSHGLTASLEPASGQKTPSKVVYVFSTEMANKAAEAVLKGQVETIVSFHIQNISNSKAERNTVPLNPQITALRTEPKPLPQPQPPTAQDQNPPQNAKMQPTPPVSAPVSKSTGPPCPIDQDSPSVESKVMSVGSPANSTPLQTEGFGQSSTPNNRAVSPVSQGSNSSAADPKGPPQPVSGGDPSSLGENPDGLSQEQLEHRERSLQTLRDIQRMLFPDEKEFAGGQSGGPPPNAGVLDGPQKKPEGPIQAMMAQSQSLGKGSGSRTDGGAPFGPQGHRDMPFSPDEMGPPPMNSQSGPIGPDHLDHMTPEQVAWLKLQQEFYEEKRRKQEQVVVQQCSLQDMMVHQHGPRGVVRGPPPPYQMTPGEGWGPGGPEPFPEGMNMSHSLPPRGMAPHPNVPGSQMRLPGFAGMMNPDMEGPSVPNPASRPGLSGVSWPDDVPKIPDGRNFPPGQGVFSGPGRGERFPNPQGLPEELYQQQLAEKQMGLPPGLNMEGIRPGMEINRMMPSQRHMEPGNNPIFPRMPVEGPMSPSRGDFPKGIPPQMASSRELEFGMGPSSMKGDMGMNVTMGSNPPLVPQKLREAGVGPEEMMKLRPGVSEMLSSQQKMVPLPFGEHPQQEYGMGPRPFLPMSQGPGVGLRNLREQIGPDQRTNNRLSHMPPLPLNPTSNPNSLNTAPPAQRSLGRKPLDISAAGQVHSPGINPLKSPTMRQVQSPMMGSPSGNLKSPQTPSQLAGMLAGPTAAAAAASIKSPPVLGSAAASPVHLKSPSLPAPSPGWTSSPKPPLQSPGIPPNHKASLTMSSPAMLGNVESGGPPPSTVSQSAPVTLPGNLPSSSPYTMPPEPTLSQNPLSIMMSRMSKFAMPSSTPLYHDAIKTVASSDDDSPPARSPNLPPMNSVPGMGINSQNPRISGPNPVGPMPTLSPMGMTQPLSHNNQMPSPNAMGPNIPPHGVPVGPGLMSHNPMMGHGSQESPMVPQGRLGFPQGFPPVQSPPQQVPFPHNGPSGGQGNFPAGMGFHGEGPLGRPTNLPQSSTDPALCKTGGPGGPDSFTVLGNNMPSVFTDPELQEVIRPGATGIPEFDLSRIIPSEKPSQTLQYFPRGEVPGRKQPQGPGPGFSHMQGMIGEQTPRMGLTLPGMGGPGPVGTPDIPLGTAPSMPGHNPMRPPAFLQQGMMGPHHRMMSPAQTAMPGQPALMSNPVAAVGMIPGKDRAPAGLYSHPGPVGSPGMMMSMQGMMGPQQNIMIPPQMRPRGMAADVGMGGFSQGPGNPGNMMF